Proteins encoded within one genomic window of Bacillus sp. F19:
- a CDS encoding TetR/AcrR family transcriptional regulator, which translates to MNYFQKQSEDTINKLIQAGIELFSKQGYSSTSVNQIVKHAGYSKGAFYAHFSTKEEFMLKLIKEGIDFYFEDLKEALNQKDGDLLNKFKEHSMRLVNESYKKGASPMLLQGCTVSNEIPQIKERLHVLLLMFSLYVMVVMLVIGNIYILVGINSLVQF; encoded by the coding sequence TTGAATTATTTTCAAAAGCAATCAGAAGACACCATTAACAAATTAATTCAAGCAGGAATTGAATTGTTTTCTAAACAAGGCTATTCTAGTACAAGCGTTAATCAAATTGTAAAACACGCTGGCTACTCTAAAGGTGCTTTCTATGCTCACTTTTCGACTAAAGAGGAATTTATGCTAAAGTTGATAAAAGAAGGTATAGATTTTTATTTTGAAGATTTAAAGGAAGCACTGAATCAAAAAGATGGAGATTTGCTAAATAAATTTAAAGAACACTCTATGCGTTTGGTAAATGAGTCTTATAAAAAAGGGGCTTCTCCTATGCTTCTTCAAGGATGTACGGTTTCGAATGAAATACCTCAAATTAAAGAAAGGCTGCACGTGCTACTGCTTATGTTCTCATTGTACGTGATGGTGGTTATGCTAGTTATTGGGAATATTTATATACTCGTTGGTATTAATTCTTTAGTTCAATTCTAA
- a CDS encoding DUF2690 domain-containing protein: MKKLLNIGMIFTLVVGLFFAITPINKASALSYDYTNPVSTGCAYKSPITYETKYIYRNDVKIGYVQLKGSAYCHTAWGYVKLYSAAPYDNYANVYVDSYTNGTTWRTFSDCYEGNGRVNEGQTSCYTAQLWDKDPYKASAQAVVSGGSTLIRVTTGRH; this comes from the coding sequence ATGAAAAAACTATTAAATATTGGGATGATATTTACTCTTGTCGTTGGTCTGTTTTTTGCAATTACACCAATAAATAAAGCATCTGCACTTAGTTATGATTATACAAATCCTGTCTCAACAGGTTGTGCGTATAAAAGTCCAATCACCTATGAAACAAAATATATATATAGAAACGACGTGAAAATTGGATATGTACAGCTAAAAGGAAGTGCCTATTGTCATACGGCTTGGGGTTACGTAAAGCTTTATTCTGCTGCTCCGTACGATAATTATGCCAATGTATACGTAGATAGTTACACCAATGGCACTACTTGGAGAACATTTTCAGATTGTTACGAAGGAAACGGGAGGGTAAATGAAGGTCAAACCTCTTGTTATACCGCTCAATTATGGGATAAAGACCCGTATAAAGCTTCGGCCCAAGCGGTGGTTAGTGGTGGTTCAACTCTCATCAGGGTGACAACCGGCCGTCATTAG
- a CDS encoding IS3 family transposase (programmed frameshift), protein MTKRERRTFTQEFKEQIVQLYLTGKPRKEIIREYDLTPSSLDKWISQQRNSGSFKEKDNLTPDQVKLAEVMKRNKQLEMENDIFKASRADHGTKVNVIRNNTHKYSVSAMCNVLEIPRSTYYYEEKIHPQTDEVTLKVIEIFHASRQNYGTRKIKVELQKCGYQVSRRRIGRVMKEQGLVSTYTIAQFKPHASTCNESKQKNELNREFRQKAAYNVVVSDLTYVRVEKKWHYICVFVDLYNREIIGYSAGPQKDVQLVYRAISSIEIDLSKIKLFHTDRGSEFKNKLIDEALATFKIKRSLSMKGCPYDNAVAEATFKIIKTEFVKKRHFESLSDLNRKLFDYVNWFNGTRIHGTLGYLSPREYKNLHLKKTV, encoded by the exons ATGACTAAACGAGAGCGCCGAACATTCACACAAGAATTTAAAGAACAAATCGTACAACTATACCTAACTGGAAAGCCACGTAAAGAAATTATAAGAGAGTACGATTTGACGCCTTCCTCGCTGGATAAATGGATCAGTCAACAACGCAACTCAGGTTCGTTTAAAGAAAAAGATAATTTAACGCCTGATCAAGTGAAATTAGCTGAGGTAATGAAGAGAAATAAACAGCTAGAAATGGAGAATGATATTT TTAAAGCAAGCCGCGCTGATCATGGGACGAAAGTAAATGTGATTCGAAACAACACCCACAAATACTCGGTATCAGCAATGTGTAACGTCCTCGAGATTCCAAGAAGCACGTATTATTACGAAGAAAAAATTCACCCTCAAACAGATGAGGTAACCCTCAAGGTGATTGAAATCTTTCATGCCAGCCGCCAAAACTATGGGACGCGGAAAATTAAAGTGGAACTCCAGAAATGTGGATACCAGGTTTCAAGAAGACGGATTGGCAGAGTGATGAAAGAGCAAGGTCTAGTGTCCACTTATACCATTGCCCAGTTCAAGCCCCATGCATCAACGTGTAACGAATCGAAACAAAAGAATGAGCTTAACCGTGAGTTCAGACAAAAAGCAGCTTACAACGTGGTTGTCAGTGATTTAACGTATGTGAGAGTCGAGAAAAAATGGCATTACATATGTGTATTTGTTGATCTTTACAATCGGGAAATTATCGGGTACAGTGCTGGTCCGCAGAAGGACGTACAGCTTGTGTACCGAGCCATTTCTTCAATTGAAATTGATCTAAGCAAGATCAAGCTATTTCACACGGATCGAGGAAGTGAATTCAAGAATAAATTGATTGACGAAGCCCTAGCAACATTTAAAATCAAGCGTTCTTTGAGTATGAAAGGCTGTCCATATGATAATGCGGTGGCGGAGGCAACATTTAAAATTATCAAGACAGAGTTTGTGAAAAAACGCCACTTCGAATCATTATCCGACTTAAATAGAAAACTATTTGATTATGTGAACTGGTTTAATGGAACAAGAATACATGGTACATTGGGTTATTTAAGTCCAAGAGAATACAAAAATTTACACCTTAAAAAAACTGTCTAG
- a CDS encoding helix-turn-helix domain-containing protein, with translation MLTYQSISKELGIGYTTIQRWIAHYKREGIQGLEEKRGTSCSPLKGRPKKDYESDTEKISRLEAENAYLKKLLDAKRRRMQEKKNQ, from the coding sequence GTGTTGACATACCAATCAATTTCCAAAGAGTTAGGGATTGGATATACAACTATACAAAGATGGATAGCTCACTATAAAAGAGAAGGAATTCAGGGGTTAGAGGAAAAGAGAGGAACATCTTGTAGCCCACTTAAAGGTAGACCTAAAAAAGACTATGAAAGCGATACAGAAAAAATAAGTCGATTAGAAGCAGAGAATGCCTATTTAAAAAAGCTCTTAGATGCGAAAAGGAGGAGGATGCAGGAAAAGAAAAATCAATAG
- a CDS encoding IS3 family transposase: protein MNWSYGYPRVRTWLKKEYGLKVNHKKIYRLMKTNGIQAKIRKKKWKHFGRKEKYVLSDNYLNREFSAKRPNEKWVTDITYLLFNGKKIYLSSILDLYSNEIVSYKRPKASS from the coding sequence ATTAATTGGAGCTACGGTTATCCAAGAGTTCGAACTTGGCTAAAAAAAGAGTATGGACTGAAAGTCAACCATAAGAAAATTTATCGTTTAATGAAAACGAATGGTATTCAAGCAAAGATACGAAAAAAAAAGTGGAAGCACTTTGGGCGTAAAGAAAAATATGTCCTTTCCGATAATTACTTAAATAGAGAATTTTCAGCTAAACGCCCGAATGAAAAATGGGTAACAGATATAACCTACTTACTTTTTAATGGGAAAAAAATCTATTTATCTTCGATATTAGACCTTTATAGCAATGAGATTGTCTCATATAAAAGACCTAAGGCTAGTAGCTGA